In a single window of the Arachis hypogaea cultivar Tifrunner chromosome 6, arahy.Tifrunner.gnm2.J5K5, whole genome shotgun sequence genome:
- the LOC140173408 gene encoding uncharacterized protein isoform X1, protein MQKDLAVKEVMPMAQHRFCVWHMWWNFSKQWGSTELKDLVWECARSRTRNEFERNMKRVKVINEQAWQYLEKWSKEAWSKAYFSEDPKNDNICNNACESFNAKIKHERTKPILTLAEEVRRIIMKSMVDNKLKLSTYQGILPPVQQSRLEAMTKLSSRWSPQWCGDDKEELFEVHGWPTNMVVDLGKHTCTCRFWQLTGMACMHAISAIQDKNGKRTEEYCHELLTMEAYKRTYCFNVNPVKGQDLWEKTSSPAPVLLPIKPKPGRPTKKRRKDKGEQPVGSSTNMKWKYNPIRCMYCGEVGHNKRSCAKKKKEDAEKQARQMQLQLALLKGLLPLQMSQTPTMKFNHSLPLLP, encoded by the exons ATGCAGAAG GACTTAGCAGTGAAGGAAGTCATGCCCATGGCCCAGCACAGATTCTGTGTGTGGCATATGTGGTGGAATTTTTCAAAACAATGGGGTAGCACAGAGTTGAAAGACCTAGTCTGGGAATGTGCTAGGTCAAGAACACGTAATGAGTTCGAGAGGAACATGAAAAGAGTAAAGGTCATCAACGAGCAGGCTTGGCAGTATCTTGAAAAGTGGTCGAAGGAAGCTTGGAGTAAGGCGTACTTCAGTGAGGATCCTAAGAATGACAACATTTGCAACAATGCTTGTGAATCATTCAATGCTAAAATAAAGCATGAAAGGACCAAGCCGATTTTGACTTTGGCTGAAGAGGTTAGAAGAATAATCATGAAGAGCATGGTCGATAACAAACTGAAGTTGAGCACTTATCAAGGAATTCTACCCCCAGTTCAGCAAAGCAGACTAGAAGCCATGACAAAGTTATCTAGTCGTTGGTCTCCCCAATGGTGCGGGGATGATAAAGAGGAGTTGTTTGAAGTACATGGCTGGCCCACAAACATGGTGGTAGACTTGGGAAAGCACACTTGCACCTGTCGGTTCTGGCAACTCACAG GGATGGCATGTATGCATGCAATTTCAGCCATTCAAGACAAAAATGGTAAGAGGACTGAGGAGTATTGCCATGAGTTGTTGACAATGGAGGCGTATAAAAGGACATACTGTTTCAATGTTAACCCGGTGAAAGGACAAGATTTGTGGGAGAAAACATCCTCACCTGCCCCTGTTCTACTCCCAATTAAGCCAAAACCTGGCAGGCCTACCAAGAAGAGGAGAAAGGACAAGGGAGAGCAGCCAGTTGGGTCAAGCACCAATATGAAGTGGAAGTACAACCCAATTAGGTGCATGTATTGTGGTGAAGTTGGACATAACAAGCGAAGCTgtgcaaagaagaaaaaggaggatgctGAGAAACAAGCTAGGCAAATGCAACTTCAGCTTGCCTTGCTAAAGGGCCTACTCCCCCTACAGATGAGCCAAACACCAACAATGAAGTTCAATCACAGTCTCCCCCTCCTCCCCTAG
- the LOC140173325 gene encoding uncharacterized protein, with the protein MEKNFDARNFIDAQLIPGTEEHFHESSLAGQARWMYRTLLRSAVIARKAEFELSRMESLRSRLESAGKANNDFKREVETLREQLAQSTEKLQAAEDKASVAEQKLQESDATVSRLVEREMTLESQVGAAQGRVAALEKERDEAISSKEAAQAELAEWKAKYKEVVKQGRGAILATEEALKAQVKIVAPDFDTSAFGVFKMIKTARLLTCLGNDLFMFFGCRVAL; encoded by the coding sequence ATGGAGAAAAACTTTGATGCCAGGAACTTCATAGATGCCCAATTGATTCCTGGCACTGAAGAGCACTTCCATGAATCCTCTCTTgccgggcaggcgaggtggatgtatcgtaCCCTCTTGCGCAGTGCTGTGATAGCTCGAAAGGCCGAGTTTGAGCTGTCCAGGATGGAGTCTCTGCGCAGTAGGCTGGAATCTGCTGGGAAAGCCAATAATGATTTTAAGCGCGAAGTTGAAACTCTTCGGGAGCAACTCGCCCAGTCTACTGAGAAGCTCCAGGCTGCCGAGGATAAGGCCTCCGTTGCTGAGCAAAAGCTGCAGGAGTCTGATGCCACTGTTTCGCGACTCGTCGAGCGAGAAATGACTTTAGAAAGTCAAGTCGGCGCTGCTCAAGGGCGGGTGGCTGCTCTTGAGAAAGAGCGCGACGAGGCCATTTCGTCGAAAGAGGCTGCTCAGGCTGAACTCGCGGAGTGGAAGGCCAAGTATAAAGAAGTCGTGAAGCAGGGAAGAGGTGCGATACTGGCGACTGAGGAGGCTCTTAAGGCTCAGGTCAAAATCGTTGCCCCTGATTTCGACACGTCGGCATTTGGTGTCTTCAAGATGATTAAAACGGCAAGATTGTTGACATGCCTAGGAAATGACCTCTTTATGTTTTTTGGATGTCGCGTGGCTTTGTAG
- the LOC112695618 gene encoding uncharacterized protein encodes MALKLQSLAYSTRIVRWVSRSASISSTSCPRRVEDLTESIATSNDSSEFHQNINFLRNKLMPDNLIRVLDRTSDLDSAVKTFKWASRQKSFRHSSHTYFGIIWKLGMAGNVQKMGALCQSMLKDWCPDAEEALLALIHTFVKHHRINEAMEVFRNLKNSGVYKPPVEVFNVLLGALVEESGDFQNALFVYKELVKTGILPTVHTLNYLLEALFMNNQVELALNQFRRMGNKGCCPNSKTFEILVKGLVAKNRVDEAISVMGEIFEQKYQLDMSFYSFSIPLLCNENKVEMGVRLFEMMKASDVKPDSLIYGDLVRCLCRNLHLDSAICLINGMIESDISPSDDDFVDLVNCFCELGKVSEAIMFLEDKQVLETAPYNALLEGCCNAGNILDAYFLLDSMFERNIADCHSWSILVRCLCEKENIGKAFELLGKMLKLRVHLDVETYSSLILGYCRVGKYEDAFGLFRRTRAKCWLLDSTSYSELLAGLCDIKILKRLLKFSTTWP; translated from the coding sequence ATGGCACTAAAGCTCCAATCTTTAGCATATTCAACTCGAATCGTCAGATGGGTTTCTCGAAGTGCTTCGATTTCTTCAACCTCATGCCCCCGTCGTGTTGAAGATCTTACCGAAAGCATTGCAACCTCCAATGATTCATCTGAGTTTCatcaaaatattaactttttgaGGAATAAACTTATGCCCGATAACTTGATCCGGGTTTTGGACCGTACTAGTGATTTGGATTCTGCGGTGAAGACATTCAAATGGGCTTCTAGGCAGAAGAGTTTCCGCCACAGTTCCCATACATATTTTGGGATCATTTGGAAATTGGGTATGGCTGGGAATGTTCAAAAGATGGGGGCTTTATGTCAAAGCATGCTAAAGGATTGGTGCCCTGATGCTGAAGAAGCTCTTCTTGCATTGATTCATACCTTTGTGAAACATCATAGGATTAATGAAGCTATGGAAGTGTTTAGGAACTTGAAGAATTCGGGTGTATATAAGCCCCCAGTAGAAGTTTTCAATGTTTTGCTGGGAGCCCTAGTGGAAGAAAGTGGAGATTTTCaaaatgccttgtttgtttataagGAGTTGGTGAAGACAGGAATCCTACCAACGGTACATACTTTGAATTATTTGTTGGAGGCACTGTTCATGAATAATCAGGTTGAATTGGCCTTGAATCAATTTAGGAGGATGGGGAATAAAGGATGTTGTCCAAATAGTAAGACGTTTGAAATTCTTGTGAAGGGCCTAGTTGCGAAAAATCGAGTGGATGAGGCTATTTCTGTTATGGGGGAAATCTTTGAACAAAAATATCAGCTTGATATGAGTTTCTATTCCTTTTCCATACCTCTTTTGTGCAATGAAAATAAAGTAGAGATGGGAGTAAGGTTATTTGAAATGATGAAAGCTTCTGATGTTAAGCCAGATTCATTAATTTATGGGGATCTGGTGAGGTGTTTGTGCAGAAATCTCCATTTAGATTCTGCTATATGCCTTATAAATGGTATGATAGAAAGTGATATCTCACCCAGTGATGATGATTTTGTTGATCTGGTTAATTGCTTTTGTGAATTGGGGAAAGTAAGTGAGGCTATAATGTTTTTAGAAGATAAACAAGTCCTTGAAACTGCTCCTTACAATGCATTGCTTGAAGGTTGCTGCAATGCCGGTAATATTCTGGATGCATATTTCCTGCTTGATTCAATGTTTGAGAGGAATATAGCTGATTGTCATTCTTGGAGCATCCTCGTTAGATGCCTTTGTGAAAAGGAAAACATCGGGAAGGCATTTGAACTTCTTGGAAAAATGTTGAAGTTACGAGTTCATCTTGACGTCGAAACATATTCTTCTCTTATACTTGGCTACTGCAGAGTGGGCAAGTATGAAGATGCATTTGGACTTTTTCGTCGAACTCGTGCCAAATGCTGGCTTTTGGATAGTACATCTTATTCTGAACTACTTGCAGGCCTCTGTGACATAAAAATTCTGAAGCGGCTGTTGAAGTTTTCTACCACATGGCCTTGA
- the LOC140173577 gene encoding uncharacterized protein, with product MQELRHRVQNLERQLPDQEHCQQTSDPDYSQSSESRGRTSNRSSRSRHTSIPRSESESSREDRERPRRRNDTIIYARGKRACIMRQDHENGAGRSERTRQPVIMGATPFHRSILEVRLSRHFDKPMDLRYDGTQDPQEHLTAFEARMNLEGVGDEVRCRTFPVTLAGPAIRWFNSLPQGSVAGFSDISRAFLEQFTTRIAKAKHPINLLGVTQRTGETTRKYLDRFNDECLEIEGLTDSVANLCLTNGLLNEDFRKHLTTKPVWTMPEIQTVAKEYINDEEVSRVMAANKQQPSHNQPRQHGNGERQKKQVRDGGPGKAPRPFSRIGKFTNYTPLTLPIVEVYQQIAEKGILTKPRPLKDRTGGNKSLYCDYHKGYGHQTQDCFDLKDALEQAIRDGKLAEFSHLIREPRRRHRDHDEDGKTRSTKWRQEPENNDHGLNIINVVTAKNTVPKSRSAHKKDAKVLAVSSSPAQSSKRSPTISFGLEDHWFDKVPENPSMVITARVGSGLVKRILVDTGADSNIMFCNVFDTLGLRDADLTTYQHGVIGLDDHFIKPDGIISLPTSMGQGQGRRSIMAEFVVLRDSTTYNIILGRKTISDVEAVINTKLLVMKFVAYDGSVGSIKGDLEMAIACDNASLSLRKKCKEASRVFLADLDVRVDDKPRPEPEGDLEKFRVGDTEEKFTFVNRNLLHELKEPLLEMIRANGDLFAWTLADMPGIDPQVMSHHLAVKPDTCPVAQRRRKMSQERAEEVARQTASLLEAGFIRELDYSTWLSNVVLVKKHNGKWRMCVDYSDLNKACPKDYFPLPNIDALVDAAAWYRYLSFMDAYSGYNQIPMHRSDEDKTVFITPGGTYCYKVMPFSLKNAGATYQRLVNKIFGNLIGKIMEVYVDDILAKTTQPDDLLSDLGSVFASIRQHGMRLNPLKCAFAMEAGKFLGFMITQRGVEANPEKCQAILQMKSPGCVKDVQRLAGRLTSLSRFLGASAAKALPFFNLMRKGIAFEWSPACEEAFRHFKEILATPPVLEKPKTGEPLYLYLVITGEALATVLAREEGKAQQPVYFVSRALQGAELRYSKLEKLALALLISSRRLKQYFQGHQIVVRTDQGI from the coding sequence ATGCAGGAGCTGCGCCACAGGGTGCAGAACCTGGAGCGCCAACTACCAGATCAGGAGCATTGTCAGCAGACCTCCGACCCTGACTACTCTCAGTCCTCTGAGAGCCGGGGAAGAACCTCCAACCGAAGCAGTCGCTCCCGACACACCTCTATACCGAGATCAGAATCGGAAAGTAGCCGGGAGGATCGGGAACGCCCCAGGAGGCGAAACGATACAATCATCTACGCCCGGGGCAAACGGGCGTGCATCATGCGACAGGATCACGAAAACGGAGCAGGAAGGTCCGAGAGAACACGGCAACCCGTCATCATGGGCGCCACCCCATTCCACCGTTCCATCCTCGAGGTCCGGTTGTCGAGACACTTCGACAAACCAATGGACTTGAGGTATGACGGGACACAGGACCCGCAAGAGcacctaacggccttcgaggcccgAATGAACCTCGAAGGAGTGGGAGACGAGGTAAGGTGCCGCACTTTCCCGGTCACCTTGGCAGGCCCGGCGATACGGTGGTTCAATAGCCTCCCGCAGGGTTCTGTAGCCGGCTTCTCGGACATCAGCCGCGCCTTCTTGGAGCAATTCACTACTAGAATCGCAAAGGCAAAGCACCCAATCAATCTCCTCGGCGTGACCCAACGCACCGGGGAGACGACCAGGAAGTATCTAGAtcggttcaacgacgaatgcctgGAAATCGAAGGACTAACCGACTCTGTGGCCAATCTTTGTCTGACGAATGGCCTTCTTAATGAGGACTTCCGAAAACATCTCACCACCAAACCGGTCTGGACGATGCCTGAGATCCAGACCGTAGCCAAAGAATACATAAATGATGAGGAAGTCAGCCGAGTCATGGCTGCCAACAAACAGCAGCCCTCCCACAATCAACCCAGGCAACATGGTAACGGAGAAAGGCAGAAGAAGCAGGTCAGAGATGGGGGCCCAGGCAAGGCACCCAGACCGTTTTCTCGGATAGGAaaattcaccaactacaccccGCTCACTCTCCCCATCGTGGAAGTTTACCAGCAAATCGCCGAAAAGGGAATATTGACGAAGCCCCGACCTCTGAAAGACCGTACAGGGGGGAACAAGAGCCTCTACTGTGATTACCATAAAGGCTATGGGCACCAAACACAGGACTGCTTCGACCTGAAAGATGCGCTAGAACAAGCCATCAGGGACGGTAAATTGGCCGAATTCTCCCACCTTATCAGGGAACCAAGGAGACGACATCGCGACCACGATGAAGATGGTAAGACCCGATCGACGAAATGGCGGCAAGAACCAGAAAACAACGATCACGGCCTCAACATAATAAATGTGGTGACCGCCAAAAACACAGTGCCAAAGTCGAGGTCTGCGCACAAGAAAGACGCCAAAGTCCTGGCAGTTTCCTCCTCGCCGGCGCAAAGCTCCAAGAGGTCCCCAACTATTTCCTTCGGGCTAGAGGATCATTGGTTTGACAAGGTCCCTGAGAACCCATCCATGGTCATTACGGCTAGGGTGGGAAGCggcctcgtcaaacgaatcctTGTGGACACGGGGGCAGACTCGAACATTATGTTCTGCAACGTGTTCGATACGCTGGGCTTACGGGACGCCGACCTCACGACTTACCAGCACGGTGTCATAGGATTGgacgaccacttcatcaagccggaCGGGATAATATCCCTCCCGACTTCCATGGGACAAGGACAAGGACGGAGGTCAATAATGGCCGAGTTCGTGGTTCTACGGGACTCCACTACCTataacatcatcctggggagaaaaACGATTAGCGATGTTGAAGCAGTAATCAACACGAAGCTGTTGGTTATGAAGTTCGTTGCGTATGACGGATCTGTAGGATCCATAAAAGGAGATCTGGAAATGGCAATCGCTTGCGACAATGCCAGCCTCTCCTTGAGAAAGAAGTGTAAAGAAGCATCCAGAGTGTTCCTTGCTGACCTAGACGTCAGAGTTGACGACAAGCCCAGACCAGAACCAGAGGGAGACCTGGAAAAGTTCAGGGTCGGTGACACGGAGGAAAAGTTCACGTTTGTTAATAGAAACCTCCTACATGAACTGAAAGAACCTCTACTGGAAATGATCAGGGCCAATGGAGATCTATTCGCTTGGACACTAGCCGATATGCCGGGAATAGACCCCCAGGTCATGTCCCATCACCTGGCCGTCAAGCCGGACACCTGTCCAGTGGCTCAAAGGAGAAGGAAGATGTCGCAAGAGAGAGCTGAGGAGGTGGCTaggcagacggccagcctcctgGAAGCAGGTTTTATACGAGAACTAGACTACTCGACCTGGCTGTCAAATGTAGTTCTGGTAAAAAAGCacaatggcaaatggagaatgtgcgtagactaTTCCGACCTCAACAAGGCGTGCCCCAAGGACTATTTTCCCCTTCCCAACATAGACGCACTCGTTGATGCGGCGGCATggtaccggtatctgagcttcatggatgcctattccgGCTACAACCAAATACCGATGCACCGATCCGACGAAGACAAGACAGTATTTATAACACCTGGGGGAACTTATTGCTACAAGGTTATGCCATTCAGCCTGAAAAACGCAGGGGCAACATATCAAAGGCTGGTGAACAAAATATTTGGCAACCTCATAGGCAAGAtaatggaagtctacgtagacgacatccTCGCAAAGACTACACAGCCTGACGACCTCCTGAGCGACCTGGGAAGCGTATTCGCATCTAtccgacaacacggcatgaggctcaacccccTCAAATGTGCTTTTGCCATGGAAGCTGGAAAGTTCCTaggattcatgataacccaaaggggAGTAGAAGCCAATCCCGAGAAATGCCAAGCAATACTGCAAATGAAAAGCCCAGGCTGTGTCAAGGACGTCCAGAGGCTGGCAGGTCGCCTTACCTCGTTATCCCGCTTCCTCGGGGCTTCGGCAGCAAAGGCCCTGCCCTTCTTTAATCTGATGAGAAAAGGAATAGCATTTGAATGGAGCCCCGCATGCGAGGAAGCGTTCAGACACTTCAAGGAAATCCTAGCAACACCTCCTGTGCTCGAGAAGCCCAAAACCGGAGAGCCACTATACCTATACCTAGTTATAACGGGGGAAGCCCTGGCAACGGTTCTAGCACGAGAAGAGGGGAAGGCTCAACAACCAGTCTACTTCGTAAGCAGAGCCCTACAAGGGGCGGAACTGAGATACAGCAAACTGGAGAAGCTAGCTTTGGCGCTCCTGATCTCTTCTCGAAGATTAAAACAATACTTCCAAGGCCACCAAATTGTCGTTAGAACAGACCAAGGAATCTGA
- the LOC112695619 gene encoding probable L-cysteine desulfhydrase, chloroplastic — MDSPTTNNHNHIHTHHLNGASTISQPSKKPKLLSSSFITPAEIHEEFSHHDPSVARINNGSFGCCPASVIAAQHRSQLHYLRQPDNFYFNELKKGILQSRTIIKDLVNAKHVDEISIVDNATTAAAIVLQHTAWSFHEGTFQKGDVVLMLHYAYGAVKKSMEAYVTRAGGHVIEVPLPFPVASNEEIVREFRKALERGKSEGKRIRLAVIDHVTSMPCVVIPVKELVQICREEGVEKVFIDAAHSIGCVDVDMEEIGADFYTSNLHKWFFCPPSIAFLYTRKTPKGGSELHHPVVSHEYGNGLAVESAWIGTRDYSAQLVVPAALEFVNRFQGGIEGIKKRNHDAVVEMGEMLAQSWGTHLGSPPDMCGSMIMVGLPTSLGIACDDDALGLRVHLREQFGVEVPIYYRPPRDGEVGCVTGYARISHQVYNKVDDYHKFRDAVNQLVNNGFTCALLSG; from the coding sequence ATGGATTCTCCCACCACCAACAATCACAACCACATCCACACTCACCACCTCAACGGCGCCTCCACCATTTCCCAACCATCTAAGAAGCCTAAGCTCTTATCATCATCCTTCATCACTCCCGCCGAGATTCACGAGGAATTCTCCCACCACGACCCCTCCGTTGCCCGCATCAACAACGGAAGCTTCGGCTGCTGTCCCGCCTCCGTCATCGCCGCCCAGCACCGCTCCCAGCTCCACTACCTCCGCCAGCCCGACAATTTCTACTTCAACGAACTCAAGAAAGGGATCCTCCAATCCCGCACCATTATCAAGGACCTCGTCAACGCCAAACACGTCGATGAGATCTCCATCGTCGACAACGCCACCACCGCCGCCGCCATCGTCCTCCAGCACACCGCTTGGTCCTTCCACGAAGGAACCTTCCAGAAGGGCGACGTTGTCCTCATGCTCCATTACGCTTACGGCGCCGTCAAAAAGTCCATGGAGGCCTACGTCACCCGCGCCGGAGGCCACGTCATCGAGGTACCCCTCCCTTTCCCCGTCGCTTCCAACGAAGAAATCGTTAGAGAGTTTAGAAAAGCATTGGAGAGAGGAAAGAGTGAGGGAAAGAGGATCAGGTTAGCCGTTATAGATCACGTTACTTCGATGCCGTGTGTGGTGATTCCGGTGAAGGAATTGGTTCAGATTTGTAGGGAGGAAGGGGTTGAAAAGGTTTTTATTGATGCTGCACATTCAATTGGGTGTGTTGATGTTGATATGGAAGAGATTGGTGCTGATTTTTATACCAGCAATTTGCATAAGTGGTTCTTTTGCCCTCCTTCCATTGCGTTTTTGTATACAAGGAAAACCCCTAAGGGGGGTTCTGAATTGCACCACCCTGTGGTGTCTCATGAATACGGCAATGGCTTGGCTGTGGAGAGTGCTTGGATTGGGACCAGGGACTATAGTGCCCAATTGGTGGTTCCTGCGGCTTTGGAATTCGTGAATCGGTTCCAAGGGGGAATCGAAGGGATCAAGAAGAGGAACCATGATGCTGTTGTGGAGATGGGGGAAATGCTTGCCCAATCATGGGGGACGCACCTTGGGAGTCCTCCGGATATGTGCGGTAGCATGATCATGGTGGGTTTGCCTACTTCTTTGGGGATTGCTTGTGATGATGATGCTCTTGGGTTAAGGGTGCATTTGAGGGAACAGTTTGGGGTTGAAGTCCCTATATACTATCGGCCGCCGAGAGATGGCGAAGTCGGGTGTGTAACTGGATATGCCCGGATTTCTCATCAAGTCTACAACAAAGTTGATGATTATCACAAGTTCAGGGATGCAGTTAACCAACTTGTCAATAATGGTTTTACCTGTGCTCTCCTTTCAGGCTAA
- the LOC112695616 gene encoding uncharacterized protein produces MGGGGPNAEAQYSTAKTSVWWDIENCHVPKGCDPHAIAQNISSALVRMNYCGPVSVSAYGDTTRIPASVQHALSSTGISLNHVPAGVKDASDKKILVDMLFWAVDNPAPANYLLISGDRDFSNALHQLRMRRYNILLAQPQKASAPLVAAAKSVWLWTSLLAGGPPLTNGESQQLGNNSLVTSSDTLTIPVTSVAQTQPQADSYTEVHVGNQKFPNGGGRGYDPRYQGKTNWRNSGQTNGPKAMNPPPVGHQDSRNNINSYRPGNFNPNVSSSGPAPNFIRGNTEQLWNNSNNIQGNHQNPYSQPPLRPNSFPLQPPFASNNSYPPSTHTFANSPVPPRTGVPSFTAVPPPNVPEIGNLNISGYPNGVHNPRPVKQRSGELKQNPNNNAPLPVTSTVEQNGHMVLSNSTQHLQGYSNGNGPDHQLASSTGNNNHSGNGMWGSPGCPKPSEYVQGLIGVVLLALNSLKNEKIMPTEANITDCIRYGDPRHRNTDVKKALESAIEQQMVVKQNLGALQLYVGKNDKLWKCINPIAGNPKQHSKETWDEVQKFLTTSSGRSALMGTQCKYEAGIVIKNLCFKELSLGDVLQILNMLITHKKWIVHPQSGWQPLNITLPETSPNSGAVASI; encoded by the exons ATGGGCGGAGGTGGACCGAACGCGGAGGCACAGTATTCGACGGCCAAGACCTCCGTGTGGTGGGACATAGAGAACTGCCACGTTCCTAAAGGCTGCGATCCCCACGCCATCGCTCAGAACATCAGCTCTGCACTGGTCCGCATGAATTACTGTGGTCCCGTCTCCGTCTCTGCCTACGGCGACACCACTCGTATCCCCGCCTCTGTACAGCACGCTCTCTCCAGCACCGGCATCTCCCTCAACCATGTCCCCGCTG GCGTTAAAGATGCTAGCGACAAGAAGATTCTTGTTGACATGCTGTTTTGGGCAGTGGACAATCCCGCAcctgctaattatttattaatttctggCGACAGAGACTTCTCTAATGCTCTCCATCAACTGCGGATGAGAAGATATAATATTCTTCTTGCGCAACCTCAGAAAGCATCTGCACCACTAGTAGCAGCTGCTAAGAGTGTATGGCTCTGGACTAGTCTTTTAGCTGGAGGGCCTCCTCTAACTAATGGCGAATCACAACAACTTGGTAATAATAGCCTTGTAACAAGTTCCGACACCTTAACAATTCCGGTCACTAGTGTCGCTCAGACACAGCCACAGGCTGATTCCTACACCGAAGTGCATGTAGGAAATCAGAAGTTTCCAAATGGAGGAGGAAGGGGATACGATCCTAGGTATCAGGGGAAAACAAATTGGAGAAACTCGGGTCAGACAAATGGACCCAAGGCCATGAATCCACCGCCAGTTGGGCATCAAGATAGTCGTAATAATATAAACTCTTATCGACCTGGCAACTTCAATCCAAATGTTTCTTCAAGTGGACCTGCTCCAAATTTTATTCGTGGCAATACTGAACAGTTATGGAACAATAGCAATAATATACAGGGAAATCATCAAAATCCTTATTCACAGCCTCCTTTAAGACCAAACAGTTTCCCACTGCAACCTCCTTTTGCATCAAATAATTCTTATCCTCCAAGTACCCATACTTTTGCAAATTCACCAGTGCCACCGAGGACTGGTGTCCCCAGCTTCACTGCAGTTCCACCACCAAATGTGCCTGAAATTGGCAATCTGAACATTTCTGGATATCCCAATGGTGTTCATAATCCACGTCCTGTTAAGCAACGCAGTGGGGAATTGAAGCAGAATCCTAACAATAATGCTCCACTTCCTGTAACATCAACTGTTGAACAAAATGGACATATGGTACTTAGCAATAGCACGCAACATTTACAAGGCTATTCAAATGGAAATGGTCCAGACCATCAACTTGCATCATCGACGGGTAATAATAACCATTCTGGTAATGGCATGTGGGGATCTCCAGGTTGCCCTAAACCGTCTGAATATGTCCAAGGCCTTATAGGGGTTGTTTTACTAGCCTTGAATTCACTAAAAAATGAGAAGATTATGCCAACAGAGGCAAATATAACTGATTGCATTCGATATGGAGATCCCAGGCACCGCAACACTGATGTTAAGAAAGCTTTGGAGAGTGCTATTGAGCAGCAGATGGTGGTGAAACAGAATTTAGGTGCTTTGCAGCTGTATGTTGGTAAGAATGATAAACTTTGGAAGTGCATAAATCCTATAGCTGGTAATCCTAAGCAGCACTCAAAAGAAACCTGGGATGAAGTTCAAAAGTTTCTGACAACTTCTTCAGGAAGATCAGCATTGATGGGTACTCAGTGCAA GTATGAAGCAGGTATAGTCATAAAGAATTTGTGCTTTAAGGAACTTTCTTTGGGTGATGTGCTTCAAATATTAAACATGTTGATTACTCATAAAAAATGGATTGTGCATCCTCAGTCTGGCTGGCAACCACTTAATATTACTCTTCCTGAGACTAGCCCCAATTCAGGGGCTGTAGCAAGCATATAA
- the LOC140173408 gene encoding uncharacterized protein isoform X2: MKEIETDDSSYEASEDEDDSDSDLEDNPLDDGDSDLNSWHSEDLGQELESDEESPTIYPQYNDKAKFGDLKFEVSMMFKSKKHFMHATRDYTIQLGRNILFTKNENVRVRAVCKAEGCPWVVYCARSKQDRSWQIKTLVHNHICPRRRKNRTATQQWIQSKLVPKLRKHPTMRHREVYEWFVKRCNVNPNSTCITRALKAARKVVEGDEVAQYGLIWDYANELLTSNSGSTVQVGVIPMPEGPPQFERFYVCLDACKKGFKVGCRPMIGLDGTFLKTLHGGQILTACAQDANNHIFVVCLCNCECGK, translated from the exons ATGAAAGAAATAGAGACTGACGATTCAAGCTATGAAGCTTCTGAGGATGAGGATGACAGTGACTCAG ACCTAGAAGATAATCCCCTTGATGATGGTGATTCGGATCTCAACTCATGGCACTCGGAGGACTTAGGCCAGGAATTGGAGTCTGATGAGGAATCACCAACTATATATCCTCAGTATAATGACAAGGCAAAGTTCGGGGACCTCAAATTTGAGGTTAGTATGATGTTCAAATCAAAGAAACATTTTATGCATGCAACTAGGGACTACACAATCCAGTTAGGTAGAAACATATTGTTTACAAAGAATGAGAATGTTCGGGTTAGGGCTGTGTGTAAGGCTGAGGGTTGTCCTTGGGTAGTATACTGTGCACGTAGTAAGCAAGACAGGTCCTGGCAGATTAAAACCTTAGTTCACAACCATATCTGTCCTAGAAGGCGAAAAAATAGGACAGCTACCCAACAATGGATACAAAGCAAACTTGTACCAAAACTTAGGAAGCACCCTACAATGAGACATCGAGAAGTGTATGAGTGGTTTGTGAAGAGATGTAATGTAAACCCCAACAGCACCTGTATCACTAGAGCATTGAAAGCTGCTAGGAAAGTGGTAGAGGGGGATGAAGTTGCCCAATATGGGTTAATCTGGGACTATGCTAATGAATTGCTTACAAGTAATTCCGGGTCTACAGTTCAAGTAGGTGTAATCCCGATGCCAGAGGGTCCTCCTCAATTTGAGAGGTTTTATGTGTGTCTTGATGCCTGTAAAAAAGGTTTTAAGGTTGGGTGTAGACCGATGATTGGTTTGGATGGGACTTTTCTTAAGACCCTGCACGGTGGACAAATATTGACTGCGTGTGCTCAGGATGCCAATAATCACATCTTTGTCGTTTGCCTATGCAATTGTGAATGTGGAAAATAA